A genomic region of Zea mays cultivar B73 chromosome 6, Zm-B73-REFERENCE-NAM-5.0, whole genome shotgun sequence contains the following coding sequences:
- the LOC103630477 gene encoding probable protein NAP1 yields MVSNIWNGAVYDVNIGGLSNNLHCLARCVSAVIEGSEYTRVEREQRINSLSNVHTDELQEAELPSRVSAEANIKSSMQIYVKLSAGVVLDSWNDTSRYLVHCIFRIRVWQRFPTTPRSHTFEPGYYSSSGSQHDDGYDADRRAGRLLRSMRRSGPLDFGASRKAKKFVEGSSSGSSHGAGSLQRFAVSRSGPLSYK; encoded by the exons ATGGTGTCCAACATTTGGAACGGTGCTGTTTATGATGTCAATATAGGTGGACTCAGTAACAATTTGCACTGCCTAGCAAG GTGTGTAAGTGCTGTGATTGAGGGAAGCGAATACACTCGGGTCGAAAGGGAGCAGCGAATAAATTCTCTTTCAAATGTGCATACAGATGAGCTGCAAGAGGCCGAGTTACCGAGCCGTGTCTCAGCAGAAGCAAATATCAAATCTTCTATGCAGATCTACGTCAAACTGTCTGCAGGGGTCGTCCTGGATTCATGGAACGACACAAGCAGGTACCTGGTGCACTGCATTTTTCGGATTCGGGTTTGGCAAAGGTTTCCGACAACACCCAGGTCCCACACCTTCGAGCCAGGCTACTACAGCTCGTCGGGGTCCCAGCACGACGATGGCTACGACGCGGATAGGAGGGCCGGACGGCTGCTGCGGAGCATGAGGCGCTCTGGACCGCTCGACTTCGGTGCGAGcagaaaggcgaagaagttcgtcGAGGGCTCCAGCTCCGGGAGCAGCCATGGAGCTGGCTCGCTGCAGAGGTTCGCAGTGTCGAGATCTGGCCCTCTATCGTACAAATAG
- the LOC100285797 gene encoding chaperonin yields the protein MAKRLLPSLNRVLVEKLVQPKKTAGGILLPETSKQLNAAKVVAVGPGERDKAGNLIPVALKEGDTVLLPEYGGSEVKLAADKEYLLFREDDILGTLVD from the coding sequence ATGGCCAAGAGGCTGCTCCCGTCGCTGAACCGGGTGCTGGTGGAGAAGCTGGTGCAGCCCAAGAAGACCGCCGGCGGCATCCTCCTCCCGGAAACATCCAAGCAGCTGAATGCTGCTAAAGTGGTGGCTGTTGGCCCTGGTGAGCGCGACAAGGCAGGCAATCTGATCCCAGTTGCTCTGAAGGAAGGCGACACTGTTCTTCTGCCCGAGTATGGTGGATCTGAAGTCAAGCTTGCGGCTGATAAAGAGTACCTCCTCTTCAGAGAGGATGACATTTTGGGCACACTTGTGGACTGA